The proteins below are encoded in one region of Cyclopterus lumpus isolate fCycLum1 chromosome 8, fCycLum1.pri, whole genome shotgun sequence:
- the nubp1 gene encoding cytosolic Fe-S cluster assembly factor nubp1, which translates to MADVPDDAPEHCPGTESEAAGKSSSCQGCPNQKICASGATTAPDPAIAEIGVKMSTVKHKILVLSGKGGVGKSTFSAHLAHALAGDSTKEVALLDVDICGPSIPRIMGVEGEQVHQSGSGWSPVYVEDNLAVMSIGFLLSSPDDAVIWRGPKKNGMIKQFLRDVDWGELDYLVVDTPPGTSDEHLSLVQYLSATHVDGAVIVTTPQEVALQDVRKEIRFCQKVKLPIIGVVENMSGFVCPKCKNTSQIFPPTSGGAERMCADLDLRLLGKVPLDPRIARSCDEGKSFLTEVPDSPAAKVYQSIVQSIQDYCSNRAKEEQSNT; encoded by the exons ATGGCAGACGTACCAGATGATGCACCTGAGC ACTGCCCGGGTACCGAAAGTGAGGCAGCAGGAAAGTCATCGTCATGTCAGGGCTGTCCCAACCAGAAGATATGTGCTTCTGGAGCCACCACGGCCCCCGATCCCG CCATAGCAGAGATAGGAGTGAAGATGTCAACAGTCAAACACAAGATCCTCGTGCTGTCTGGAAAAGGAGGGGTGGGGAAGAGCACCTTCAGCGCTCACCTGGCTCACGCTCTGGCAGGTGACAGCACGAAGGAG GTCGCCCTGCTGGATGTGGACATCTGCGGTCCATCCATTCCCAGGATCATGGGCGTCGAGGGGGAACAG GTCCACCAGAGTGGCTCGGGCTGGTCTCCTGTG TATGTGGAAGACAACCTGGCAGTCATGTCTATTGGCTTCCTGCTCAGTAGCCCCGATGACGCTGTGATCTGGAGAGGACCCAAGAAGaatg GGATGATCAAGCAGTTTTTGAGGGACGTCGACTGGGGGGAGCTGGATTACCTCGTCGTGGACACGCCCCCTGGCACCTCTGACGAACACCTGTCGCTCGTCCAGTACCTGAGCGCCACCCACGTTGATGGAGCCGTCATCGTCACCACGCCACAG gagGTAGCGCTGCAGGACGTGCGGAAGGAGATCCGCTTCTGTCAGAAGGTCAAGCTGCCGATCATCGGGGTGGTGGAGAACATGAGCGGCTTCGTCTGTCCCAAGTGCAAG AACACGTCGCAGATCTTCCCTCCCACCAGCGGGGGCGCGGAGCGGATGTGTGCGGATCTGGACCTCCGCCTGTTGGGGAAGGTGCCTCTGGACCCGAGGATAGCGCGGAGCTGCGACGAGGGCAAGTCTTTCCTCACCGAAGTCCCCGACTCTCCCGCTGCCAAGGTCTACCAGAGCATCGTGCAGA gtatTCAGGACTACTGCTCCAACCGTGcgaaggaggagcagagcaaCACCTGA